The genomic stretch CGGCGAGGATGCCGGGGTCGTGATAGGACGCTACGGCGAGACTCTGAAGGCGCTTGAATATATAACCAACCTCGTCTGCCACGACGATATGTCTACGCGCCGCGTGCGCTTCGACTGCGGCGGCTACCGCGCGCGCCGGGAGCAGACTCTGCGCCGCCTCGCCGAGTCGATAGCGCGGGAGGCTAAGCGTAAGGGCTCGCCCGTGAGCCTCGAGCCGATGTCGAGCTGGGAGCGCCGCATAATCCACATAGCTCTGCGCGACGACAGGGACGTCGAGACGCGTTCGGTCGGCGAGGAGCCGCTGCGCCGCGTGCTCGTCTGCCCCGTCGGAGGCGCGCAGAAGCGCGAGAGGGGACGCAGGCCTCAGCGCCGCAGGTACAGCTAGCCGGGGGACGTGATGCGCCCGGTACTCTTTGAGATTTTCGGAGCGGAGATCCGCAGCTATTATCTGCTGTGGGCCTCCGCCCTTTTTTTGCTCGTCGTGTGGACGCGCCGCCGCGCGTCGCGCGTCTACGGCATGGACGACCGCGCCGTCTCGTCCGTCCTCGTATGGGTCTACTGCGCCGGTATCCTCGGCTCGTTCATCCCGGGGATAATAGAGCGTATTCCGCTCTATCTGGACGGGCGCATAGAGTTTTCCGAAATCTTCCGCGGGCTGTACTCCGCCGGGGGACTGCTGTGCGGCGGTCTATTCGGCCTCTGGCGGCTGCGCCGGCTCGGCGCGAGCGCCGACGCGTTCGCCGACGCGGCGTCGGTCCCGCTCGCCGCGATGCTCGCGCTCGGCAGAGTCGGCTGTCTGCTCGAGGGCTGCTGCTCCGGCGCTGGCGGCTTTTACTCCGAGCCTCCGGCGCTGTGGCTGCACTTTCCGTCGGACGCGCCGAATTTCTGGCGTTTTCCCTCGCAGCCGGCGGAATCCGCGGCCTCCCTCTGCATAGCGGTTTTTCTCTGTCTTCTAAGCGCGGCGCTGCCCGAGGATGCTCGCAGGCGTGGCGGCGTGCTGTTTCCGTTCATGCTGATTCTATACGGCCTTTACAGGCTGTTGTCCGACCCGCGCCGGCAGCTATACGCAGACGGGCTGATGAACGTCAACGCCTTCGTCTGGGCCGCCGGGATCATAGCCGGCGCGGCGTGGCTGTGCCGCACCGTCAAGCGGCGTCTCGCGGAGCGCCGCTGAAAATTCGCCGCCGATTCTCGTCAAACTTTATTGACTTTCGTTGACCTTATGCTATTATATCCACTATGCAGGGCAGTACATATTGTTGAAGCGAGAAGTATTACGGAGGTGTTCCAGTTTGGAAAAATTTAAAAAGTTCGGTACGGCCGCTCTCGCGGCGCTTATCTTGTTCGCCGGCGGCACGGCCGGCTCATATATAGCGACGAGATATACGCTCGGAGAGTCCGGCGTCGTGAAGCAGACGAATCCGGCGGGCGAGGCCGTAGCCTCTCTGCCGGGGACTGAGGACGTGAAGAATCCTCTCGTCGCTATAGTCAAAAGAAGCTCGCCAGCGGTCGTCAACATCGACGTGGAGAGCATGGTTACGCAGCAGCCGGTGATGAACCCGTTCCAGGGCAATCCGTTCTTCGACGAGTTCTTCGGCGAAGAGTTCTTCGGCCCGCAGCAGCCCAGGAAGGTTCCGCGCCGCGGCAAGGGCTCTGGGTTCATAGTGAGCAGGGACGGCTATATACTGACCAACAACCATGTCGTCGAGGATGCGGAAAAAATACGCGTCACTATGCTCGACGGGCGTACCTTCGACGCGAAGAAGGTTGGCCAGGACCCGACGTTCGACCTAGCAGTCATACAGATTGAAGCTAAAGACCTTCCCTTCCTTCCGCTCGGAGACTCCGACGCGACCGAAGTCGGCGAGCAGGTAGTGGCCATAGGCAACCCCTACGGCTTCGGCAGCACTGTAACGGCCGGCATAGTCTCCGCCAAGAACAGGACGCTGCAGGCCCCTGGGGTCAACTTCCAGGGATTCCTTCAGACCGACGCTGCGATCAACCCAGGCAACAGCGGCGGGCCGCTCATCGACATGAACGGCAGCGTCATCGGCATGAACACGGCTATAATCCCCTACGCGCAGGGCATCGGCTTCGCCATACCTATCAACATGGCGAAACAGGTCATGGACGACCTCATCAAGCACGGCGAAGTGCGCCGCGGCTGGCTCGGCGCGACGGTGCAGCCTCTGACGGCTCCGCTTGTCGAAGCCTATAAGATACCGGTCAAGGAAGGCTCTATAATAGCCGACATACAGCCCGGCTCGCCGGCGGAGAAGTTCGGCCTCAAGCGCGGCGACGTTATAGTCAAGATAGGCGACAAGGACGTCAAGAGCAGCGAGGACGTCGTCTACGCGGTGCGCAACAAGCTTGCGGGCGACAAGGTGAACTTCGAGATATACCGTGACGGCAAGAAGATGAACGTTGAGATAACGCTCGGCGACGTGAGCGGCGCGAAGACCATCGAGAACGGCAGACAGCGCGGCGGAAAAGGCGGCGGCCAGCAGGCTCCGGCGGAATCAAAGCGCATGGGCATAACGGTAGTCCCCAACAGCCCGGAGTTCAGCGAGGAGCATAACCTTTCCGAGAGCGGCGGCGTGGTCGTCGTCTCGGTAGAGCGCGGTTCGCGCGGACAGCGCACCGGGCTTCGCGCCGGCGACGTGATCCTTGAGATAAACCGCCAGAAGATAAACTCCATAGCGGACTGGGAGCGCATGATGAACGAAAAGACGAAGAACTTCGGCTTCCTCGTCTCACGCGGCGGACAGACGCTATTCATCTCTCTCGGCGAAGAGTAGAGAAAGCTCAAGAAACCATAAGGCTGCACAGAAAGGAGTCCGGACGTAAGCCCGGGCTCCTTTATCATATGCGCGGACAACGGACTCGATAGGCAACGGGTTAAGGTATGAATGAAGGGGAGCATTCGGCGGCGAAGCTCCGTGAATGTTTTATTATCTTTACCGGCGGCTATCAACAAAAGTCAATGCAATGTTATAATGAAAAACGGATACGGCTCGGAGCCGTGCGGAAGGAGGAGCATATATATGAACGACGAAAACGCAGTCCTCGAGGGACGGGAAAAGATCGAAGCACTCGAGGCGAAGATCGCAGAGCTTGAAGAAAAGCTTGCGGCGCGTCACGAAGAAGCGCGCGGGGAGAAGCTACATGCGCTTGAGGCGAACGCCAAGGCGCAGGCGAAGCATCTTTACGAGGAGCTGGAACCTTTCCTTGAAAAGTATAAGGGCGAAGGCCGCGAGCTGGAAGAGCTCATATGCGACAAGATACGCAAGCATCCCGGCGCGTCGCTCGCTCTCGCCTTCGGCGCCGGCCTTGCCGCGGCCGTGCTGCTCGACAGGAAGCGCTGAACGCCGGGATTCTCGCAGTGAACAGGTTCGCCGCCGCAGTACTCAGCTTTTTCGAGCTGCTTGAAGCCGAAGGGCGCGAATTCCGCAGCCAGGCAGAAGCCGCCGTTCGGCGCGCGCTTCTTCTGTTCTTCGGCGGGCTGATGCTGTTCGCCGCCGTACTGGCAGCCGGCTTCGCCTTTTTCGCATTCGCGGCGCCGCTGATAGGGCGGCCAGCGGCCGCGTTGACCGCAGCCGCGGCGTTCTGCGCCGGAGGGCTGACGCTGCTGCGCCGGGCCGCGCGTACAGGCGCGGAAAACAGGACGCATGGGGAGGACGGTACAGATGGCGGGCTGTAAATCTCTGGCCGAAGCGAAGCGCGACTTCGCCGCCGCGACTGACAGGCTGCGCCCGTCAGTGATAATGCAAGATCACCCCGGGAAAAGCGTAGCCCTGTCGGCGCTTGCAGGAGCCGCAGCCGGACTTTCCGGCAGACGCGCGCTGGGGCTGGTTTTCCCGTTACTGGACTTCGCCGGGCTTGCTCTAAGGCTTCTTGCAAAAAAATAAAGGATTCGGAAACATCAAAAAAAGCCGCCGCTTTCATCATAAGCGGCGGCTTGATTTTGATGCTTATTTGCCGGCCGGCTCTTGCTTCTCAGCCGCCGGCTTCATTTACGCGAGTATCATGTAGGCGATGACGACTCCGACCATCGAGGCCAAGCCTATGACGAGCGTGCCTATCGTCTGAGTTCTGTATCCGTCCTCCACCTTCATCTCGCCGAAGTTCGTAACGACCCAGAAGTAGGAGTCGTTCGCGTGCGAGACTGTCATTGCGCCGGCGCCTATCGCTATTACGCAAAGCGCTGAAAGCGTCGGTGTGGCGAGGCCGAGAGCTGGAAGCACAGGGGCGAGCATACCGGCTGTAGTAGTGATAGCGACCGTGGATGAGCCCTGAGCCGTCTTGAGGATGGCGGCGAGGATGAACGGGAAGAATATGCCGACCGTCTCAAGCACGTTCGAGTGCTGCATTATGAACGGAACCATATCGGAAACGCTGATGACCTTTCCGAGGACGCCTCCGGCAGCCGTTACGAAAAGTATCGGGCCGACCACCATAAGCGTCTCGTTAGTCATATTGTAGAATTCGGAAGTCTTACCGGCCTGTACGAGCAGTATCACGCCGAGCACGACGGCGACGGCGAGGGCTATTATCGGCGTACCGAGGAACGTGATGAACGGAATGTCAATCTTAGCCATGGCGCAGGCGGAGGCTACTCCCATCAGAATGATCGGGACGATGATAGGGGCGAACGAAGCGACTGCGCCCGGAAGCTGCCCGTATTCCTTAAGCAGCTCTTCGTAAGTCTTCACCGGTTCGCTGCCTGACTCTTCAGCGAGTTCGTCCTTCGACTTGACCTTTTTCCCAATGTATTTGGCGAATATATAGCCCGCAATAAGCGGAGGAATCGACAGAACTACGCCGAGCACGATGACGAGGAGCAGCTCGTCTCCCACGCCGAGAAGGTTCGCCGCGGCTATCGGGCCAGGCGTCGGCGGTATGAAGCAGTGGGAGATATAAAGACCCATCGAAAGGGCTACCGTCATAGTTACGCTTGAAACGCCGGTGCGCTTGACGAGAGCCTTTCTTATCGGGTTCAGTATGACGAATCCGCTGTCGCAGAAGACCGGGATTGAAACTATCCAGCCCATGATTAGGATCGCTAGGTCCGGGTTCTTCTTGCCGACGAGCTTGACGACGACGTCCGCCATCTTGAGCGCGGCCCCGGTCTTTTCAAGCAGCGACCCGGTGAGGGCTCCGAGTATGATGACGATGCCTATGCTCGTAAACGTACCCGAGAACCCTGTCCCGATAGTCCCCGGAATGTCCTTCAGCGGTATTCCTGCGACCAGCGCGAAGAACAGAGAGACCGTCATAATGGAAAGGAACGGATGGATCTTGAACTTTGAAATTGCGACGATCATCGCGATGACTGCCACTACAAACATAATAATAAGCGGTATGCCTGTCATCTTTGAACGACCCCCTATAAAAAAATATTAGTGCCATTGCCGCAGCACGCCGGCTATTGTATCCCCTCGCGAAAAAGTTTACAATGTTATATATAACAACTATTATGTCTCGTGTTGGTATAAAAAACAGTCAAAATATCTAAATTATAGTATATTGCCTAAATCTCTGTAAAAATGCACTGCGTTATAGTAGAGCGAGCTGTATTTGATAGAGCGTGGATCGTAGCCGGTACGCTCCGCAAGCTTCTTCAGCCTGTACTGCAGCGTGTTTTTGTGTATGAGAAGGCGTCCGGCGGCCTTCGTCACAGAGCCCTCGCAGTCATAGTAGGCCTCGAGCATGGCCGCGTATTCGGCGATCTCATCAGGCGAGCAGCCTCTGAAAATGCGGCGTATAAATTCAAGCTTCGTCATGTCGGAGAGTTCGCTTTCGAAAATTTCCATATTAAGGCTCTCGTATAGCCGCGGCTGGCGGCTCGGCGAACGCAGGCAGGCGCCGAGCGCTTTTTCCGCACACGAGAACGCGGCGGGCATCTGGCGCCAGTCGCCGGCCGGAGCGTCTATCCCTACGGCGAGCGTAACCTCCTCCGCCTTCTCAGCGCCGGCCTTGAGACGCACGGCGACGGACAGCATTTTTTCGTCGGAAGCCGACGGCAGGAGGCAGACTAGATGGTTCTCCGAACGGAACACGAGGCTTCCTTCCTCATGGCGGAGCAGCGACTCGTGTATCTTCTTCTCCGCGGCGTCCACGGCCCGCTGGAGCCTCGCTGCGTCCGCGCCGCTGTCGCGCGGTATGACCGATACGAGCATAAGGCGGCGGGGCGAGGTTATGTCGATGTTGAACTGGAGCCCCTTGTTTATAAGCACGCCGAGCGGCATGCGCGGCGCGCCGTGTATCCACTCGTTGAGGAAACGCGTCCGCGCGCGCAGCTCCATATCCGTTTCCTCGGAGAGGACGCTTTCGAGAATCAATATCTCGGTCATCTTCTTGACGATGCCGGCATACCGCCTGACTTTTGCGGGCGGGCCTGATAGCAGCGTGACCGCGGCCGTCTCGCCGCGCACGCTCGCCGGAATGGCGATCCCTTCGAGCGCCCCCTCGAACTCTCCGTCGTACCTTATCTCAAGTTCCGAAAGGTTCTGCGCCGCGGCGAGCCTCGCGGCGCAGTCGGCCGTACCGGTCCTGCGCGGATCGCCGCTCGCCGCGACGCGCCCGTCGGTGTCGGCCACGCTCACAGTGACGCCCTCATCGTCTATAACCCCGCCTATAAGGCGCACGATGTCGGCCGCAAGCTTACCTAAAAAATACATCCCGCGTCACCGAAAATAAGATGTCAAGGCCGGAAAAGCGTTTACGGTGCGGATCTTCTAGTCGATGCGGAGATCCTTCGCCGAGCACGGGGTCCTGCTTGCCGCGGCGTAAAGCACGTGCATGCCGCTCGGCTTCCTCACGAGCTTATAGCCGACGGCGCCGGCCGCGAGCGCCCTGCGCTGACGTTCTATGTCGCGTATGGGGATCTGCATATGCCAGTGCGTCCACAGCGGGAACTCAGAGCGGAATTCTTTCTTTAGGACGTAGCGCAGATGCCCTCCGTAAATTTCGTTCAGCGCGACGATGCGGTAATTGCAATTTAGAACGTTCTGCAAGCTGAAAATATTGTGAGGCGACACCGTGGTGAGAATTGCGTCTCGGTGTGACGCGATGAGATTCTCCGCGTAATACTGGCTTAGAAACTGCACGTTATTGCCGCGGAACTCCCTATGAACGACGCAGAAGCCGGTGCATGCGGCGTTCTCCGCCTCGCCGGGCGGCAGCCCCATCCCATTAGCCGTATAGCGAACCCAATCCTCGCCGGTAATGGCGGTTCTTAGCGAAATCAGCCGTCCCTCGTGTTTGATGCCGACGGCGAGCCCTTCCGGGCCTAAATATCTCTCGATCTCTTCCCTGGAACTTGGAATAAAAATATCCTCGCTGAGTCCGTGCGCCACCTCGTCGTGAATCCTCACGGCGTCATCGGCTTCCTCTGGCGGAAGCAGCGACATGGTGCAGGGTACGACCGTCATGCTCCCGTCCTGCATATGCCTTCTTACGAAGATATTGACCGTCATGTTCGGATATTTCATCTGGACATTCCCCCTATCCCTGCGAAGGGCTTGATATAAATTCGTCGTAATTGTTTCGTTCAATGCTATTTATTATATCATTATTATACTATCTTAAAAAACGTG from Cloacibacillus sp. An23 encodes the following:
- a CDS encoding prolipoprotein diacylglyceryl transferase family protein; amino-acid sequence: MRPVLFEIFGAEIRSYYLLWASALFLLVVWTRRRASRVYGMDDRAVSSVLVWVYCAGILGSFIPGIIERIPLYLDGRIEFSEIFRGLYSAGGLLCGGLFGLWRLRRLGASADAFADAASVPLAAMLALGRVGCLLEGCCSGAGGFYSEPPALWLHFPSDAPNFWRFPSQPAESAASLCIAVFLCLLSAALPEDARRRGGVLFPFMLILYGLYRLLSDPRRQLYADGLMNVNAFVWAAGIIAGAAWLCRTVKRRLAERR
- a CDS encoding GntP family permease, giving the protein MTGIPLIIMFVVAVIAMIVAISKFKIHPFLSIMTVSLFFALVAGIPLKDIPGTIGTGFSGTFTSIGIVIILGALTGSLLEKTGAALKMADVVVKLVGKKNPDLAILIMGWIVSIPVFCDSGFVILNPIRKALVKRTGVSSVTMTVALSMGLYISHCFIPPTPGPIAAANLLGVGDELLLVIVLGVVLSIPPLIAGYIFAKYIGKKVKSKDELAEESGSEPVKTYEELLKEYGQLPGAVASFAPIIVPIILMGVASACAMAKIDIPFITFLGTPIIALAVAVVLGVILLVQAGKTSEFYNMTNETLMVVGPILFVTAAGGVLGKVISVSDMVPFIMQHSNVLETVGIFFPFILAAILKTAQGSSTVAITTTAGMLAPVLPALGLATPTLSALCVIAIGAGAMTVSHANDSYFWVVTNFGEMKVEDGYRTQTIGTLVIGLASMVGVVIAYMILA
- a CDS encoding Do family serine endopeptidase is translated as MEKFKKFGTAALAALILFAGGTAGSYIATRYTLGESGVVKQTNPAGEAVASLPGTEDVKNPLVAIVKRSSPAVVNIDVESMVTQQPVMNPFQGNPFFDEFFGEEFFGPQQPRKVPRRGKGSGFIVSRDGYILTNNHVVEDAEKIRVTMLDGRTFDAKKVGQDPTFDLAVIQIEAKDLPFLPLGDSDATEVGEQVVAIGNPYGFGSTVTAGIVSAKNRTLQAPGVNFQGFLQTDAAINPGNSGGPLIDMNGSVIGMNTAIIPYAQGIGFAIPINMAKQVMDDLIKHGEVRRGWLGATVQPLTAPLVEAYKIPVKEGSIIADIQPGSPAEKFGLKRGDVIVKIGDKDVKSSEDVVYAVRNKLAGDKVNFEIYRDGKKMNVEITLGDVSGAKTIENGRQRGGKGGGQQAPAESKRMGITVVPNSPEFSEEHNLSESGGVVVVSVERGSRGQRTGLRAGDVILEINRQKINSIADWERMMNEKTKNFGFLVSRGGQTLFISLGEE
- a CDS encoding sugar diacid recognition domain-containing protein is translated as MYFLGKLAADIVRLIGGVIDDEGVTVSVADTDGRVAASGDPRRTGTADCAARLAAAQNLSELEIRYDGEFEGALEGIAIPASVRGETAAVTLLSGPPAKVRRYAGIVKKMTEILILESVLSEETDMELRARTRFLNEWIHGAPRMPLGVLINKGLQFNIDITSPRRLMLVSVIPRDSGADAARLQRAVDAAEKKIHESLLRHEEGSLVFRSENHLVCLLPSASDEKMLSVAVRLKAGAEKAEEVTLAVGIDAPAGDWRQMPAAFSCAEKALGACLRSPSRQPRLYESLNMEIFESELSDMTKLEFIRRIFRGCSPDEIAEYAAMLEAYYDCEGSVTKAAGRLLIHKNTLQYRLKKLAERTGYDPRSIKYSSLYYNAVHFYRDLGNIL
- the jag gene encoding RNA-binding cell elongation regulator Jag/EloR, with translation MKNTSDTELMPMPEIESRVLECSSVEEAKAKGAEIWGIKPDDVDATVLSEDKKLFGLLGSTYKVEVAPFAPVSYIKSCHFVNEVLDKMDLDLIPELTDDGIINLVGEDAGVVIGRYGETLKALEYITNLVCHDDMSTRRVRFDCGGYRARREQTLRRLAESIAREAKRKGSPVSLEPMSSWERRIIHIALRDDRDVETRSVGEEPLRRVLVCPVGGAQKRERGRRPQRRRYS